TTTTCTATTATTATATTCATTGTTATCTTCAATATTATGCAAACAATCACTTTTAACGGTTATCCCTAAAACGCTGCTACAGCCCAAACAGCAAAATGCGGATCTTTCTTCTGCCCCACCCCACAGGCACCAGACTGCAGATACAGCGCCCAAGCCCAATCGGGTTCATATAAACTGGTGGTTGAAGACCAATAAATCGGTTGTACGGCTTCAAAAGAATGTTCTTGAGGTAGTGCCGGCGCGTGCTGCCCACAATCTACCAATGATTCTAACTCATTAATTGTCGGCAATCGCCAAGTAGCACGACCATCAAACTGATCTCGATTCATCTGGGCAATTACGGCTAAGGCTTCAGCCCAAGTTGTTACACCATCAGCATTATTAGCGTATCTTGACCAAATCACTTGGGTTAACTGATCAAGGACACCCTGTTCAGATGTCATCACAAATCGTGTCTGCGGCCAATGAACCCCCTGATCAGAAAATGCTACATTAGGGATACGTTGACCCTGGGCATCATAAGCCTCAAGCTGACCGGTTTTGGGTAAGCAACTGGTGCCACGAACGGGCCACACCATATAACTGTGTTGCTTATCACCATAAAACATACGTCCACCTGCCATATGGACATACCAAGCAAACGCCGGTTGACTATGTGCGCTGCTACAGCTCCAATACCAACTTTGAAAAACAGCATGAAAAGGATGGGCTAATGGTAACG
The genomic region above belongs to Acidobacteriota bacterium and contains:
- a CDS encoding DUF1566 domain-containing protein; the protein is MSQYILNSGQTSCHNTQGEPIACRGSGQDAEFQVGQPWPQPRFVVQDQQVLDQLTGLWWLQQANLAEFPLTWVEALAFIDTLNQRNYANNHDWRLPNRRELRSLISYQTAKPALPLAHPFHAVFQSWYWSCSSAHSQPAFAWYVHMAGGRMFYGDKQHSYMVWPVRGTSCLPKTGQLEAYDAQGQRIPNVAFSDQGVHWPQTRFVMTSEQGVLDQLTQVIWSRYANNADGVTTWAEALAVIAQMNRDQFDGRATWRLPTINELESLVDCGQHAPALPQEHSFEAVQPIYWSSTTSLYEPDWAWALYLQSGACGVGQKKDPHFAVWAVAAF